A DNA window from Nitrospira sp. contains the following coding sequences:
- a CDS encoding tRNA (Adenosine(37)-N6)-threonylcarbamoyltransferase complex ATPase subunit type 1 TsaE (MaGe:77307574) yields MRSRTSAQRSQPTTTGSQKAHEATPPNPASSARWTVALPSRTATEAFGRIIGRSLAGGETLALSGELGAGKTALVRGIATGLGTPSNHVTSPTFVLIHEYEGRLPLIHVDLYRLRSVAEAHGIGLHEYFHGNIVTAIEWADKFPELLPADRLELTLQHHTPTMRTARIVAYGPCAGALLTALKQAARPRRRKAIPASSSKLATRSGRPRTS; encoded by the coding sequence ATGCGCTCACGAACATCGGCTCAGCGTAGCCAGCCAACAACCACCGGCTCGCAGAAGGCTCACGAAGCCACACCGCCTAATCCTGCGTCGTCTGCCCGCTGGACGGTGGCACTTCCCTCCCGCACCGCCACCGAAGCCTTTGGCCGGATCATCGGACGCTCGCTGGCGGGCGGCGAAACTCTGGCGCTCTCTGGAGAACTCGGCGCTGGAAAAACGGCGCTCGTGCGTGGCATTGCCACCGGTCTGGGCACGCCGTCAAACCATGTGACCAGCCCAACCTTTGTCCTAATCCATGAATACGAAGGACGGCTCCCATTGATTCATGTGGATCTCTATCGACTCCGAAGCGTAGCGGAAGCTCATGGAATCGGACTGCACGAATACTTTCATGGGAACATCGTCACAGCAATCGAATGGGCCGACAAGTTTCCAGAATTACTGCCGGCCGATCGGCTCGAACTCACGCTGCAACACCACACACCGACAATGAGAACTGCGCGCATAGTGGCCTATGGGCCTTGCGCCGGCGCGTTGCTCACGGCACTTAAACAGGCTGCTCGACCACGCCGGCGCAAGGCCATCCCCGCGTCATCGTCCAAGCTTGCCACCCGAAGTGGGAGACCCCGCACATCATGA
- a CDS encoding LapA family protein (MaGe:77307575), translating into MIRLILVGILLLLSLAFFLQNQEQEVTLRYFFGLLEASTPIYKPILTAFAVGLLVSGILLFPPWVRSRIELRRKTKALQDAEVDLERARQSLEKLTGRSSAATEPARDLVDE; encoded by the coding sequence ATGATTCGGCTCATCCTTGTCGGCATTTTGCTGCTTCTTTCCCTGGCGTTCTTTCTCCAGAATCAAGAGCAGGAAGTGACCTTGCGGTACTTTTTCGGTTTACTGGAAGCCTCTACGCCGATCTACAAGCCGATCCTCACGGCCTTCGCTGTCGGGCTGCTCGTGTCCGGCATTCTGTTATTTCCTCCGTGGGTGCGCAGCCGAATCGAGCTCCGTCGCAAGACCAAAGCGCTGCAAGATGCCGAAGTGGATCTGGAACGCGCGCGCCAGTCGCTTGAAAAACTGACCGGCCGTTCAAGCGCGGCCACCGAACCAGCGCGAGACCTCGTCGATGAGTGA
- a CDS encoding DNA mismatch repair protein MutS (MaGe:77307576), translating to MSEHDASPLMRQYREIKRGYEQAILFFRVGDFYEMFYQDAQEASRILSIALTSRDKNSPNPVPLCGVPYHAATGYIAKLLKAGRTVALCEQVEDPKLAKGLVRREVVRLYTPGTLVETEFLSPVESNFLAAVSIRSTATPQRAIGLAMLEVSTGEFWIAEFQGDQAQTQALDELARLEPREILYAATARRDDTAWLDQMKGIRLCERDAATFEPERAARLLQEQFRIHSLEAFGCQGLTVGIGAAGAVLNYFRDTQPTAPLDYIRRPRVRRISDAMHLDSVTIRNLELLKPMGALDDSHGGKPATLLSVLDRTVTAMGSRLLRQWLVRPLIHCEAIQARLDAVGELKDRMTARVALRAALRTVQDLSRLSGRIVLGVAGPRELIALKDSLAALPEIATQLTPLASLQLVKARDAWDDGRDLAELIEQALQPEAPMSLRDGGVIRDGYHAGVDELRKASTEGKHWIAALEAKERERTGIESLKIRYNQVFGYYIEITKANLTRVPADFIRKQTLVNAERFMTPELKELEERVTGADVKLLALEQDLFAQLRATLAGHAGRLQEMAGKLALIDVLTGLAETAALNQYTKPIVTESGAIDIRGGRHPVVERLTEEMAFVPNDTLLNLDSQRLQILTGPNMAGKSTFLRQVALIVLLAQIGSFVPAASATIGVADRIFTRVGASDNLASGHSTFMVEMVETATILHSATVRSLILLDEIGRGTSTYDGLSIAWAVAEFIHDRRTLGARTLFATHYHEMTQLERQRDGIKNFRVAVQERDGDVVFLRKIVAGGADRSYGIYVAKLAGLPSSVIGRAQDVLGQLERPEAAQIAESAPYTEPTAAPLPQPHPLVEEVRQIDLFSMTPLDALNRLADLQRKVTPSPKDAAL from the coding sequence ATGAGTGAGCACGACGCCAGTCCGCTGATGCGGCAATACCGGGAGATCAAGCGCGGCTATGAACAGGCGATCTTGTTTTTCCGGGTGGGCGATTTCTACGAAATGTTTTATCAGGATGCGCAAGAAGCGTCGCGCATCCTTTCCATCGCACTAACCTCGCGCGACAAGAACAGTCCGAATCCGGTCCCGCTCTGCGGCGTGCCGTACCACGCCGCGACCGGCTATATCGCCAAACTGTTGAAGGCCGGACGGACGGTGGCCCTCTGCGAGCAAGTCGAGGACCCCAAGCTCGCCAAAGGGCTGGTGCGCCGCGAAGTCGTCCGGCTGTACACGCCCGGCACGCTTGTCGAAACCGAGTTTCTTTCGCCAGTCGAATCGAACTTCCTCGCAGCCGTGTCTATACGCTCCACCGCTACACCACAACGCGCGATCGGATTGGCGATGCTCGAAGTCTCCACCGGGGAATTCTGGATTGCCGAATTTCAGGGGGATCAGGCTCAGACGCAAGCGTTAGACGAGCTGGCGCGCCTAGAGCCCAGGGAAATTTTGTATGCGGCAACGGCCAGACGAGATGACACCGCATGGCTCGATCAGATGAAAGGCATACGCCTGTGCGAGCGCGACGCGGCAACGTTTGAACCAGAACGCGCTGCCCGCCTGCTGCAAGAGCAGTTTCGCATTCATTCCCTGGAAGCCTTCGGTTGCCAGGGCTTGACGGTGGGAATCGGTGCAGCCGGTGCGGTCCTGAACTACTTCCGCGACACCCAGCCGACAGCGCCGCTGGATTACATTCGTCGTCCGCGCGTCCGCCGGATCTCGGACGCGATGCATTTGGACAGCGTCACCATTCGCAATCTCGAGCTGCTCAAACCGATGGGCGCATTAGACGACAGTCATGGCGGGAAACCTGCCACACTGCTCTCAGTACTCGATCGAACCGTGACCGCCATGGGAAGCCGCTTATTGAGACAATGGCTGGTCCGGCCGTTGATCCACTGTGAGGCAATCCAAGCCAGGCTCGATGCCGTCGGGGAATTGAAAGACCGGATGACGGCACGCGTGGCATTGCGCGCGGCGCTCAGAACCGTGCAGGATCTTTCTCGCCTGAGCGGCCGCATTGTCCTGGGAGTTGCAGGCCCTCGTGAATTGATTGCGCTGAAAGACTCTCTCGCTGCCCTTCCGGAAATCGCCACACAGCTGACTCCGCTCGCAAGCCTCCAGCTCGTCAAAGCCCGCGACGCATGGGATGACGGACGCGACCTTGCCGAACTGATCGAGCAGGCTCTTCAACCGGAGGCGCCGATGTCGCTTCGCGACGGGGGCGTGATTCGCGACGGATACCACGCCGGCGTCGATGAACTGCGAAAAGCCAGCACCGAAGGCAAACACTGGATTGCCGCATTGGAGGCGAAAGAGCGGGAACGGACCGGCATCGAATCTCTCAAAATCCGTTATAACCAGGTGTTTGGCTATTACATCGAGATCACCAAAGCCAACTTGACCCGCGTGCCGGCGGACTTTATTCGCAAACAAACATTGGTCAACGCCGAGCGGTTCATGACCCCCGAGTTGAAAGAACTTGAGGAGCGAGTGACCGGCGCTGACGTCAAACTGCTGGCATTAGAGCAGGACCTGTTCGCACAACTTCGCGCCACCCTCGCCGGCCATGCCGGCCGCCTCCAGGAAATGGCTGGGAAACTTGCCTTGATCGATGTCCTGACCGGGCTGGCTGAAACCGCCGCGCTGAATCAATATACAAAACCTATTGTCACCGAAAGCGGGGCGATCGACATTCGAGGCGGCCGACATCCCGTCGTAGAACGGTTGACCGAAGAGATGGCATTCGTGCCGAACGATACGTTGCTGAATCTGGATTCGCAGCGCCTTCAGATTCTGACGGGACCAAACATGGCAGGCAAAAGTACCTTCCTTCGCCAGGTTGCCTTGATTGTGCTTCTGGCGCAGATAGGCAGTTTTGTTCCTGCCGCTTCCGCGACAATCGGTGTGGCCGATCGAATCTTTACCCGCGTCGGGGCCTCAGATAACCTGGCCAGCGGCCATAGCACCTTCATGGTCGAGATGGTGGAGACCGCCACGATTCTTCATAGCGCAACCGTGCGAAGCCTGATCCTGCTTGACGAAATCGGACGCGGCACCAGCACCTATGACGGGCTTAGTATTGCCTGGGCCGTCGCAGAATTTATCCATGATCGCAGGACGCTCGGAGCGAGGACATTATTCGCGACGCATTATCATGAGATGACCCAGCTAGAACGACAACGGGATGGGATCAAGAATTTCCGGGTAGCGGTGCAGGAGCGTGACGGCGATGTGGTCTTTCTCCGAAAGATTGTCGCCGGAGGAGCGGACCGCAGCTACGGCATCTATGTCGCGAAACTAGCTGGCCTGCCTTCATCCGTCATCGGACGAGCCCAAGATGTTCTTGGTCAGTTAGAACGACCGGAGGCGGCCCAGATCGCAGAATCGGCTCCCTACACAGAACCTACTGCTGCGCCATTGCCACAACCGCACCCCCTTGTAGAGGAAGTTCGGCAGATCGATCTATTTTCAATGACACCGCTGGACGCTCTCAACCGCCTTGCGGACCTTCAACGAAAAGTGACTCCCTCGCCAAAAGACGCCGCGCTCTGA
- a CDS encoding conserved exported protein of unknown function (Evidence 4 : Unknown function but conserved in other organisms; MaGe:77307577), with the protein MKLQKQGGAVMAAVALVVGMASSALAIEAFQERFEWGDLSKPTTLQGRVIILDPYDEAVWINVAVFGGNAESGLFWQKVHPGKNLKFYADKGAWEELKKMGRSHSGPAAAKEVPPGSTTDLVEFVVTETEQNHRVISSVKKLPEHAGAPGKTVSMSALRLKECLGKNQNTDAGCAAAIQQLNTSPKSPDGASIPMQYDVMIPGGQTYGGLIPWEAKYDLPGGH; encoded by the coding sequence ATGAAGCTTCAGAAGCAAGGCGGGGCCGTGATGGCAGCTGTTGCCCTGGTAGTCGGCATGGCTTCCAGCGCGTTGGCCATCGAGGCATTTCAAGAGCGGTTCGAGTGGGGAGATCTCAGCAAGCCAACGACATTACAAGGTCGAGTGATCATTCTCGATCCCTACGACGAAGCAGTCTGGATTAATGTCGCCGTGTTCGGCGGGAACGCCGAGAGCGGCTTGTTCTGGCAGAAAGTTCACCCTGGCAAGAATCTCAAGTTTTATGCTGACAAGGGTGCCTGGGAAGAATTGAAGAAGATGGGTCGTTCGCATTCTGGACCGGCAGCGGCGAAGGAAGTGCCTCCTGGCAGTACGACTGACTTGGTTGAATTTGTCGTCACGGAGACCGAGCAGAACCATCGCGTGATTTCTTCTGTGAAGAAGCTTCCTGAGCACGCTGGCGCGCCAGGGAAGACTGTGAGTATGTCTGCTCTTCGGTTGAAGGAATGTTTAGGAAAGAATCAGAACACCGACGCTGGTTGTGCAGCAGCAATCCAGCAGTTGAATACGTCGCCGAAGTCTCCGGATGGAGCGAGTATTCCGATGCAGTACGATGTGATGATTCCTGGTGGTCAGACCTATGGTGGCCTGATCCCCTGGGAAGCGAAGTACGATTTGCCTGGCGGACACTGA
- a CDS encoding conserved exported protein of unknown function (Evidence 4 : Unknown function but conserved in other organisms; MaGe:77307578): MKRVLVLAAVAVFSVAGLLSAEFAVAADAPAGGGPATDVVGGKVMKGEAAKTLQGRVWSQWADNPDSELLFGIMYWNTGDPASGTPAGRSSTMMDVKPPDPLVTCCGWGFVGGTDKNNAYAGWYHAATTVRLAVKDKALMDQIIKAAQELVAMEVTLDGRTITGFKVLK, encoded by the coding sequence ATGAAGAGGGTCTTAGTTCTAGCCGCCGTTGCAGTGTTCTCAGTGGCTGGCTTGCTATCGGCCGAATTTGCCGTAGCCGCCGATGCTCCAGCTGGAGGTGGCCCTGCCACCGATGTGGTCGGAGGAAAGGTCATGAAGGGCGAAGCTGCCAAGACGCTTCAGGGCCGCGTCTGGTCGCAGTGGGCCGATAATCCAGATAGCGAGTTGTTGTTCGGTATTATGTATTGGAATACGGGCGATCCTGCATCAGGGACTCCGGCTGGCCGGTCCTCAACCATGATGGACGTCAAGCCTCCGGATCCTTTGGTCACCTGCTGCGGCTGGGGCTTTGTCGGTGGCACCGATAAGAACAACGCCTATGCAGGCTGGTACCATGCCGCGACGACGGTTCGCTTGGCTGTGAAGGACAAGGCGTTGATGGATCAAATCATCAAGGCTGCACAGGAACTTGTGGCCATGGAAGTGACCTTGGACGGGCGAACCATTACCGGATTCAAGGTTCTCAAGTAA
- a CDS encoding hypothetical protein (Evidence 5 : Unknown function; MaGe:77307579) has protein sequence MNVHFESDEYIYYYRMIRDSLDRRNRTETVN, from the coding sequence ATGAACGTTCACTTTGAAAGCGATGAATACATCTACTACTACCGAATGATTCGAGACTCACTAGACCGGCGCAATCGTACTGAAACGGTCAATTAG
- a CDS encoding putative zinc protease YmxG (MaGe:77307580) yields the protein MYRKLILENGVRLVSERIPTLKSVTVGIWVNAGSRDEQPAQAGYSHFIEHMFFKGTTSRSASDISREIDALGGEMNAFTTRETTTFYVKVLDQHLPKALDLLSDLLHRSKFGAKEIEKEKQVVLEEIRMVQDDPEDLVQELHTGQVMGRHPLGRPILGRAATIGALRRQDLLDYIDARYQPQEIVVAVAGNFDQRQLERTIAREFGRRCPSAPPPHVRRAPDLHGGRVMQRKKLEQVHLCIGMNGLAAGHPDRYAAYILNSVLGGSVSSRLFQEVREKRGLAYSIYSFLSGYSDGGTITVYAGTRQKEVERVLDVIRREIRRMAANGVTRDELKRTKDQMKGSLMLSLESSHSRMNKLAKDEMIKGKHTTLDDMTRAIDAVTFKQMERVAQELLDENTMAITGLGPLSTRQLQLAR from the coding sequence GTGTACCGCAAGCTTATTCTAGAGAACGGGGTCCGCTTGGTCAGCGAGCGGATCCCCACTCTCAAGTCAGTCACCGTCGGCATTTGGGTCAATGCCGGATCGCGTGACGAACAGCCGGCCCAAGCCGGATATTCCCACTTCATTGAGCACATGTTCTTCAAGGGCACGACCAGCCGGTCGGCCAGTGACATTTCGCGCGAGATCGATGCGCTGGGTGGCGAGATGAATGCCTTTACTACGCGCGAGACCACCACGTTTTATGTAAAAGTCCTCGACCAACACCTGCCGAAAGCGCTCGATCTGTTGTCCGACCTGCTTCATCGTTCAAAGTTCGGCGCGAAGGAAATCGAAAAAGAGAAGCAGGTGGTGCTGGAAGAAATCCGCATGGTGCAGGACGATCCAGAGGACCTCGTCCAGGAGCTTCACACCGGCCAAGTCATGGGACGCCATCCGCTGGGCCGCCCGATTCTTGGGCGCGCGGCGACAATCGGCGCCTTGCGACGCCAGGACCTTCTCGACTATATCGACGCGCGGTATCAGCCGCAGGAAATCGTCGTTGCCGTCGCGGGCAACTTCGATCAGCGCCAGCTTGAACGGACCATTGCGCGCGAGTTTGGCCGCCGTTGTCCCTCTGCGCCCCCTCCACATGTTCGTCGCGCGCCGGATCTTCATGGAGGCAGGGTGATGCAGCGAAAAAAGCTGGAGCAGGTGCATCTCTGCATCGGGATGAATGGCCTTGCCGCCGGTCATCCGGACCGGTATGCGGCGTATATTCTGAATAGTGTGCTAGGCGGGAGTGTGAGCTCGCGGTTGTTCCAAGAAGTCAGGGAAAAGCGCGGACTCGCCTACTCGATCTATTCCTTTCTCTCTGGCTATTCAGACGGCGGGACTATCACCGTGTACGCGGGAACGCGTCAGAAAGAAGTCGAGCGAGTGCTCGACGTCATTCGTCGCGAGATTCGCCGTATGGCCGCCAACGGCGTTACGCGGGATGAGTTGAAGCGAACGAAGGATCAAATGAAAGGTAGTCTGATGCTCAGTTTGGAGAGTTCGCATAGTCGGATGAACAAGTTGGCTAAGGACGAGATGATCAAGGGCAAACACACGACGCTTGACGACATGACGCGAGCCATTGACGCGGTGACCTTCAAGCAGATGGAGCGAGTCGCACAGGAACTTCTCGATGAAAACACGATGGCGATCACCGGGCTAGGGCCTCTGTCTACACGCCAACTTCAGCTCGCGAGATGA
- a CDS encoding tRNA pseudouridine synthase B (MaGe:77307583): MAPVVEGRRKTGVGDGVLIVNKEAGWTSHDVVAKVRGLLGGAKVGHAGTLDPAATGVLPLLIGKATRVAEYLVGWDKEYRAVLRLGETTDTQDATGTVLQRVETAGVSAEILDGVVARFRGPQKQMPPMYSAVKVAGRPLYKSARAGETVERAERDIIVHELEVTAVNGRDIALRVVCSKGTYIRTLCADMGQALGVGGHLLSLERTRVGSLAVEQGLTVEQIAAHVTIGSVDSVLLKLDVVLSQLPQVTVTAEQATRVLHGAPIGCSSVDTLPAASSVCLKDEQGRLLAIGTYDGQDKGSIKIDKVLVDGESLN, encoded by the coding sequence ATGGCGCCGGTGGTAGAGGGGCGGCGCAAGACGGGAGTGGGCGATGGCGTGCTCATCGTCAACAAAGAGGCCGGCTGGACGTCTCACGATGTTGTGGCGAAAGTGCGGGGCTTGTTGGGCGGGGCTAAGGTCGGCCATGCCGGCACGCTGGATCCCGCGGCGACGGGTGTCTTGCCGTTGTTGATCGGAAAAGCTACGCGCGTGGCGGAATATTTAGTGGGTTGGGATAAGGAATACCGCGCGGTCTTGCGACTGGGCGAAACAACGGATACGCAGGACGCGACCGGAACGGTGCTGCAGCGAGTCGAGACGGCTGGGGTGAGTGCCGAAATTCTTGACGGTGTGGTCGCCAGGTTTCGCGGGCCGCAAAAGCAAATGCCCCCGATGTACTCGGCGGTGAAGGTTGCTGGGCGGCCGTTGTATAAGTCGGCGCGTGCCGGAGAAACCGTTGAGCGGGCGGAGCGGGACATTATCGTTCATGAACTTGAAGTGACGGCCGTGAACGGCCGCGATATCGCCCTGCGTGTCGTCTGCTCGAAGGGAACGTATATTCGGACCTTGTGCGCCGATATGGGGCAGGCGTTGGGCGTCGGCGGACATCTGTTGTCACTCGAGCGTACGCGAGTCGGGTCGCTGGCGGTGGAGCAGGGACTGACCGTTGAGCAGATTGCGGCGCATGTGACGATCGGGTCGGTTGACTCTGTCCTCTTGAAGTTGGATGTAGTGTTATCGCAGTTACCGCAGGTGACGGTGACAGCAGAACAAGCCACTCGTGTATTGCACGGTGCGCCGATAGGGTGCTCGAGCGTGGATACGTTGCCAGCCGCGTCGTCTGTTTGTCTGAAGGATGAGCAGGGACGGCTCTTGGCGATTGGGACCTACGATGGGCAGGATAAAGGGTCGATCAAAATCGACAAAGTGTTAGTCGACGGTGAATCACTCAATTAA
- a CDS encoding Ribosome-binding factor A (MaGe:77307584) → MSKTAYKRSDRVADQVRMEVADILMRKIKDPRVRTVTVTDVELTTDLRIAYVFVTTMETEQAERDVFAGLSKASGFVRAELGRRLALRYLPEIVFKRDETGPRGDRVMKLLDGLQPHETAQDASEATSGPVELIIPPMRTK, encoded by the coding sequence ATGTCCAAAACGGCATATAAGCGATCAGATCGAGTGGCCGATCAGGTCCGCATGGAAGTGGCGGATATCTTGATGCGCAAGATCAAGGACCCGCGTGTGCGGACGGTCACGGTGACCGATGTCGAGCTGACGACGGATTTACGGATTGCCTATGTCTTCGTGACGACGATGGAGACCGAGCAGGCGGAACGCGATGTGTTTGCCGGATTGTCGAAGGCCAGCGGGTTTGTTCGCGCCGAGCTGGGACGGCGGCTGGCGCTCCGGTATTTGCCTGAGATCGTGTTCAAGCGAGATGAGACAGGGCCTCGTGGCGACCGAGTGATGAAATTGCTCGATGGATTACAACCGCATGAGACGGCACAAGATGCATCAGAGGCAACGTCCGGCCCGGTTGAGTTGATTATTCCCCCGATGAGAACCAAGTGA
- a CDS encoding YlxP-like protein (MaGe:77307585): MVVGVCTVELWIPESQSLKDKRQVLHSVKDRLRGKFNLSIAEVDGQDLWQKAVLGMACVANDGSYVEQVLEQALNVIKSVPTIELVRVHRELL; encoded by the coding sequence ATGGTTGTGGGAGTCTGCACAGTCGAACTGTGGATTCCGGAGAGTCAGTCGCTCAAGGACAAGCGGCAGGTCTTGCATAGTGTGAAAGATCGCCTGCGCGGCAAGTTCAACCTCTCCATCGCCGAAGTAGACGGGCAAGATCTCTGGCAAAAAGCGGTGCTCGGGATGGCCTGTGTGGCGAATGACGGGAGCTATGTTGAACAGGTTCTAGAGCAGGCGCTCAACGTCATTAAGAGCGTGCCAACCATTGAACTTGTTCGTGTGCATCGGGAGCTGTTGTAG